From Verrucomicrobia bacterium S94, the proteins below share one genomic window:
- a CDS encoding glycosyltransferase, with product MEFDIRTDKPEVSVSVITYNNGPYIRECLDSILAQETDFPYEICLGEDGSTDGTREICIQYAKEYPGKIRLFLRTQQDAGRERFRSQGVYNYIETTRECSGKYVAFCDGDDAWICKHKLQKQVDLMKADPGISLVHSDFDKSNEVTGKQIHGFNAKRGIKPCVEQEEDRIIIDLLLCRYAIAASSVMARTSDVLDIFNTNEELFLSYPMGDTQTWCELLRRGRFHYMDDALALYRITRESTSNSLSALRKFEFVNKTADLGLKLIGRYNLPNRELIAYKVKNSNRYAMLSGNIHELEKLYAAHQSAFEGIEKLLFRINRSALFRPVIATLFQLRYLRNHLRL from the coding sequence ATGGAATTTGATATACGCACAGATAAACCAGAAGTCAGCGTATCGGTCATCACGTACAATAATGGACCGTATATTCGGGAATGTCTGGATAGTATTCTGGCTCAGGAAACCGATTTTCCTTATGAAATCTGTCTCGGAGAGGATGGCTCTACGGATGGAACCCGGGAGATCTGTATTCAGTATGCGAAGGAATATCCCGGTAAAATTCGTCTTTTTCTGAGAACGCAGCAGGATGCGGGGCGCGAGCGCTTCAGATCGCAGGGGGTATACAACTATATTGAAACCACGAGGGAGTGTTCCGGAAAATATGTTGCATTCTGTGACGGAGATGATGCCTGGATCTGTAAGCACAAGCTGCAGAAGCAGGTTGATCTGATGAAGGCGGATCCGGGTATATCACTCGTCCATTCGGATTTTGATAAATCCAACGAGGTTACCGGGAAGCAGATTCATGGCTTTAATGCAAAACGCGGGATCAAACCCTGCGTAGAGCAGGAAGAGGACCGGATCATTATTGACCTTCTGTTGTGCCGTTATGCTATTGCGGCCAGTTCGGTGATGGCCCGTACTTCAGATGTGCTGGATATTTTCAATACCAATGAGGAGCTTTTTCTCTCCTATCCTATGGGAGATACTCAAACGTGGTGTGAGCTGCTGCGTCGGGGCAGGTTCCATTATATGGATGATGCGCTGGCTCTGTACAGAATCACCAGGGAATCGACATCCAATTCGCTGTCCGCATTAAGAAAATTTGAATTCGTTAATAAAACCGCTGATCTGGGGCTGAAGCTTATCGGCCGGTATAATCTGCCGAATCGGGAACTGATTGCTTATAAGGTAAAGAATTCCAACCGGTATGCGATGCTCAGTGGAAATATCCATGAGCTGGAGAAACTGTATGCCGCGCATCAAAGTGCTTTTGAGGGGATTGAAAAGCTGCTCTTCAGGATCAACCGTAGCGCCTTGTTCCGGCCTGTTATCGCGACGCTGTTTCAGCTGAGATATCTCCGGAATCATTTGAGACTGTAA
- a CDS encoding glycosyltransferase family 1 protein codes for MKKMLKYNFVGNPDSGDNLNELRRLSWDEGIVMCARHAWVWPLYCQLKMKGLPVLFNYELQEDAVNFVHAQVARVILSPHELSKYFVVVIRADYRSFPFGRFEIVQNKHCAAGTRRIFMPHYPQPGLLPRMKERTKVENVCFSGQANNFCLDKEQLGNDLEQLGCKLIFRECGEWQDMREVDVLLGIRSLSKKKYHSKPPTKLFNAWLSRIPFIGGYDSAYEQVGRPGTDFLRVSTYSELLDAVSQLKKKPELYNRIVESGLKKGENFTAAATTERWVNFIEENVVPAFNCWNACEWSISQGIKNRLYTMDKWYHRMRGLGR; via the coding sequence ATGAAGAAGATGTTGAAGTATAATTTTGTCGGCAATCCAGATAGCGGGGATAATCTTAATGAATTACGTCGGTTGTCTTGGGATGAGGGTATCGTTATGTGTGCTCGGCATGCATGGGTTTGGCCTCTATATTGCCAGCTTAAGATGAAAGGACTGCCTGTTTTATTTAATTACGAATTACAAGAGGATGCGGTTAATTTTGTACATGCTCAGGTGGCGAGGGTTATACTGAGTCCTCATGAGCTGAGTAAATATTTTGTGGTTGTCATTCGTGCTGATTATCGGAGTTTTCCTTTCGGTCGATTTGAGATTGTGCAGAATAAGCATTGTGCAGCGGGAACTCGCCGGATTTTCATGCCTCACTATCCGCAACCGGGTTTATTGCCGCGGATGAAAGAGCGGACTAAGGTTGAAAATGTATGTTTTAGTGGGCAGGCCAATAATTTTTGTTTAGATAAAGAACAATTAGGAAATGATCTTGAGCAGTTGGGATGTAAATTGATTTTCCGGGAATGTGGTGAATGGCAGGATATGCGAGAGGTTGATGTACTTTTGGGTATCCGCTCTTTATCAAAAAAAAAATACCATAGCAAACCACCCACAAAATTGTTTAATGCCTGGCTGTCCAGGATACCATTTATTGGGGGCTATGATTCCGCTTATGAACAAGTGGGACGGCCGGGAACCGATTTCCTTAGAGTTTCAACATATTCGGAATTATTAGATGCAGTTTCTCAACTTAAGAAAAAACCGGAATTGTATAATCGCATCGTAGAATCAGGATTGAAAAAGGGAGAGAATTTTACCGCGGCGGCTACTACAGAACGCTGGGTTAACTTTATTGAAGAGAATGTTGTTCCTGCTTTTAATTGTTGGAATGCTTGTGAGTGGAGTATCTCTCAGGGGATTAAAAATCGGCTGTATACTATGGATAAATGGTATCATCGAATGCGTGGTCTGGGTCGTTAG
- a CDS encoding glycosyltransferase family 8 protein, translating into MNICLAADANYLQHLVVTMASVIINSNPKEPLDFTVLTDGSINPDCLNGISGGRSYGVRVINAAELVHEHMEIDTECRWPVAVYYRLLLPSLCESDSRIIYLDCDTIVRKPLDELWNLPMEEYSVAGVADDGFGHKKRLAQYGVQLRNEYLNSGVMLWNLDRIRCGDYERRLEDASMRLPNPEFPDQDWINIMFDTEKKIIPAKWNAMSHIFERKRGTVINDSEELRAATCDPYICHFTNIKPWTMTYTAHPYWFEYWEYLARTSFAGRKYWGIVKKQFLSSDQSLLYRLVRFVKK; encoded by the coding sequence ATGAATATTTGTTTAGCGGCCGATGCGAACTACCTGCAGCACCTTGTTGTCACCATGGCATCCGTAATCATAAACTCGAATCCTAAGGAGCCGTTGGATTTTACGGTACTCACGGATGGAAGTATTAATCCGGACTGTCTGAATGGAATAAGCGGAGGGCGTTCATATGGTGTGCGAGTGATAAATGCTGCCGAGTTGGTACACGAGCATATGGAAATTGATACTGAATGCCGGTGGCCCGTGGCCGTATATTATCGTTTATTATTGCCTTCGTTATGTGAATCGGATTCACGGATTATTTATCTGGATTGCGATACAATTGTTCGCAAGCCACTCGATGAGCTGTGGAATCTTCCGATGGAGGAGTATTCTGTTGCGGGTGTCGCGGACGACGGATTCGGTCATAAAAAGCGGTTGGCACAGTATGGTGTGCAACTAAGAAATGAATACCTTAATTCAGGTGTTATGCTTTGGAATCTCGATCGTATTCGTTGCGGCGATTATGAAAGACGGCTGGAGGATGCCAGTATGCGCTTACCGAATCCGGAATTCCCTGATCAAGACTGGATTAATATAATGTTCGATACGGAAAAAAAGATAATTCCGGCGAAGTGGAATGCTATGAGTCACATATTTGAGCGGAAGAGGGGTACTGTGATCAATGATTCTGAGGAACTCCGTGCCGCAACGTGTGATCCCTACATTTGCCATTTTACAAACATAAAACCATGGACTATGACCTATACGGCGCATCCCTATTGGTTCGAATATTGGGAATATCTTGCTCGCACTTCATTTGCAGGTCGAAAGTACTGGGGAATTGTCAAAAAACAGTTTCTTTCCTCTGATCAGTCTTTGCTGTATCGACTGGTCAGATTTGTAAAAAAGTAA
- a CDS encoding glycosyltransferase has translation MKVLFYFGVFARIGGIEEFTKDLASVLCVNGMEVSIVCASLKSPILDEMGRIGVKVQRIPFYWGCRWNLPDYVLLPFALHQLNKADVVIHQKPFKKWFYKLFSRKPKHVYITAYRPREQFRDASTLNFFFSWFDHIFTQATLFKEDLRKGGVNCSISVLPYTPPQGASVLPMPFEKNKVLRIAMMGRIEPQKNPFYAIEIISGLSHCLKQSGIGVEFHVYGSGSLLEKVRSFADQQGVTVVFHGVYQRKDVPGIVAENDCFLISSVSEGQCIVALEVLAGGRPLFATAVGALPDILRTPVRGALIPQGNSEKAISIILDWLEENQPISPESIQGSYKDDYDGEAVANQYIGVFQNLVGDV, from the coding sequence ATGAAGGTATTATTTTATTTTGGTGTTTTTGCGCGAATCGGTGGTATCGAAGAGTTTACGAAAGATTTGGCTTCGGTGCTTTGCGTCAATGGGATGGAGGTCAGCATTGTATGTGCCTCATTGAAAAGTCCGATTCTGGATGAAATGGGGCGCATTGGAGTTAAAGTGCAGCGGATACCGTTTTATTGGGGGTGTCGGTGGAATTTGCCGGATTATGTGTTGCTCCCTTTCGCTCTTCACCAATTAAATAAAGCAGACGTAGTGATACATCAAAAGCCATTTAAAAAATGGTTTTACAAACTGTTTTCCAGAAAACCGAAACATGTATATATCACAGCTTATCGTCCTCGTGAGCAATTTCGGGATGCCAGCACTCTGAATTTTTTTTTCTCATGGTTTGATCATATTTTCACGCAGGCGACTTTGTTTAAAGAGGATCTACGAAAAGGGGGGGTGAATTGTTCTATTTCTGTTTTGCCTTACACGCCTCCACAGGGAGCTTCTGTTTTGCCAATGCCTTTCGAAAAAAATAAAGTGTTGCGTATTGCCATGATGGGAAGAATTGAGCCTCAAAAGAATCCATTTTATGCGATAGAAATTATTTCAGGGCTTTCCCATTGCTTGAAGCAGTCCGGCATTGGAGTTGAGTTTCATGTGTATGGATCGGGATCATTATTGGAGAAGGTAAGATCATTTGCGGATCAGCAAGGAGTCACGGTTGTATTTCATGGGGTTTATCAGCGTAAAGATGTCCCGGGTATTGTCGCTGAGAATGATTGTTTTTTGATTTCGTCCGTTTCGGAAGGACAGTGCATTGTTGCGTTGGAGGTTTTAGCTGGTGGCCGGCCTCTCTTTGCTACTGCAGTCGGTGCGTTGCCTGATATTTTACGTACACCCGTTCGTGGGGCATTAATTCCTCAGGGAAATTCAGAAAAAGCGATATCGATTATCCTAGATTGGCTGGAGGAAAATCAGCCGATTTCTCCTGAGTCTATTCAGGGAAGTTATAAGGACGATTATGACGGAGAAGCTGTAGCTAATCAGTATATTGGTGTATTTCAAAATTTAGTTGGGGACGTATGA
- a CDS encoding IS4 family transposase has translation MKKQRQKHKPAGHRYTTLKQLCNMIPGHMVSKLAKEHGVDAQSRTFTPWSHVVSVMYAHLSHAFGLNDVCDSLQMNSSALATVRSAVPPSRNGLSHANTNRNADMAEALYWGMMKHLTHTVPGFAKRKVRSGYLRRFNKTIHALDSTTIQLVANCIDWAKHRRRKAAAKCHLRLNLQSFLPQCAIIDTAKHHDSTKAQELCAGLEPGEIAVFDKAYTKFRHLHELTERGIWWVGRAKDNMQYNVVRTLETTEHKRILCDEVIEMALDKSKEAYPRELRRVAALVEINGQDVEMVFMTNNLEWSAWTVAELYRCRWDIEVFFKEIKQTLQLSDFLGHSANAVRWQVWMGLLVHLLMRSLACMHEWEHSFKRLFTVVRASLWRRWDLDALLKSYGTAKPPGRMCAAPEQAFLPGFG, from the coding sequence ATGAAAAAACAGAGACAAAAACACAAACCAGCCGGACATAGGTATACAACCTTGAAACAACTGTGCAACATGATTCCGGGACACATGGTCTCGAAGCTCGCGAAAGAGCATGGCGTGGACGCCCAAAGCAGGACGTTTACGCCGTGGAGCCACGTGGTCTCGGTGATGTACGCGCACCTCTCGCATGCATTCGGGCTTAATGACGTCTGCGACTCGCTCCAAATGAACTCCTCGGCGCTCGCCACGGTTCGTTCGGCGGTGCCGCCGTCGCGCAACGGCCTGAGCCACGCGAACACGAACCGGAATGCGGACATGGCCGAGGCGCTTTACTGGGGCATGATGAAGCACCTGACGCACACGGTGCCCGGCTTCGCGAAGCGCAAGGTGCGCAGCGGATACCTCCGCCGCTTCAACAAGACGATCCACGCGCTCGACTCGACCACGATCCAATTGGTGGCCAACTGCATCGACTGGGCGAAACACCGCCGCCGCAAGGCCGCGGCCAAGTGCCACTTGCGCCTGAACCTGCAAAGCTTCCTTCCGCAATGCGCCATCATCGATACGGCGAAGCACCATGACAGCACGAAGGCGCAGGAGCTGTGCGCCGGGCTCGAACCCGGCGAAATTGCCGTGTTCGACAAGGCCTACACCAAGTTCAGGCATCTCCATGAGCTGACGGAGCGCGGCATCTGGTGGGTTGGCCGCGCGAAGGACAATATGCAATACAATGTGGTTCGCACGCTCGAAACCACCGAACACAAACGCATCCTTTGTGACGAGGTGATCGAGATGGCGCTCGACAAATCGAAAGAGGCGTACCCCCGCGAGTTGCGTCGCGTCGCGGCCCTCGTTGAAATCAACGGTCAGGATGTCGAGATGGTCTTCATGACCAACAATCTGGAGTGGAGCGCGTGGACGGTCGCCGAACTCTACCGCTGCCGCTGGGACATCGAGGTGTTCTTCAAGGAAATCAAGCAGACGCTCCAGCTCAGCGACTTCCTTGGCCATAGCGCCAACGCCGTGCGCTGGCAGGTGTGGATGGGATTGCTTGTCCATTTGCTTATGCGCAGCCTCGCGTGCATGCACGAATGGGAACACAGCTTCAAGCGGCTGTTCACTGTAGTGCGGGCGTCGCTGTGGCGGCGATGGGATCTCGATGCGCTGCTCAAATCCTATGGGACAGCCAAACCGCCCGGACGCATGTGCGCCGCCCCGGAACAGGCGTTTCTACCGGGGTTCGGCTGA
- a CDS encoding glycosyltransferase, which yields MSRVIVTQRGARHRYQIPRMLEEAGLLAALYTDSTAYSPVGRIAGVLCKTGLGIHKLKALASRLPEGIPADKIFSSDRELLHRGELSTDFEKWGLRGATVVYNMNGEDIPFLKYAREHGAKIIVDVFISPQANQNLYDEQLRFKGAGEKGTLSEADCRRAEHRGIGAYAPLADILLCPSEWVAAGVREFAPDHAHKIHVVPYGSSIEPKRQSDVEPGRLFFAGRDALRKGLPYLAEAVAQLKESGLSLKARIAGLSREECDWMPYADQLDFLGIVPMGDMTKEYERADVFVLPSLAEGQAGVILEALSHGCPVVATRESGVDLITNENGMLVESRSAGQLADAIKSLVMNREFRDRIGVQGRCFFEQEFARNAWRSRLVEVVEKL from the coding sequence ATGAGCCGGGTAATAGTGACACAAAGAGGAGCGCGGCATCGTTATCAGATACCGCGTATGCTGGAGGAGGCGGGGTTGCTTGCGGCGCTGTATACGGATTCAACGGCTTATAGTCCGGTCGGGCGTATAGCGGGTGTCCTGTGTAAAACGGGACTTGGTATTCATAAACTGAAAGCACTGGCTTCACGTTTGCCAGAGGGTATTCCGGCAGATAAAATATTTTCATCAGATCGTGAACTTTTGCACCGGGGGGAACTCAGTACAGATTTTGAAAAATGGGGGCTTCGCGGTGCAACGGTAGTTTACAATATGAATGGGGAGGATATCCCTTTTCTTAAATATGCTCGAGAACATGGTGCAAAGATAATTGTAGATGTTTTTATCAGTCCTCAGGCCAATCAAAATCTATATGATGAACAGCTACGGTTTAAAGGGGCTGGAGAAAAGGGGACTCTTTCAGAGGCGGACTGCCGACGCGCAGAGCATCGGGGAATCGGTGCGTATGCTCCTCTTGCGGATATTCTGCTTTGTCCTTCGGAGTGGGTGGCGGCCGGGGTTCGGGAGTTTGCTCCTGATCATGCGCACAAGATTCATGTAGTGCCCTATGGTTCAAGTATTGAGCCGAAGCGGCAGAGCGATGTGGAACCGGGCAGGCTTTTTTTTGCCGGTCGAGATGCATTGCGAAAAGGGCTTCCTTATCTGGCTGAGGCGGTTGCGCAGTTGAAAGAGTCCGGCCTTTCTCTGAAGGCTCGTATTGCCGGGTTATCCCGCGAGGAGTGCGACTGGATGCCTTATGCGGATCAGCTCGATTTTCTGGGGATTGTTCCGATGGGTGATATGACCAAGGAGTATGAGCGTGCTGATGTGTTTGTTCTTCCTTCATTGGCTGAGGGTCAGGCTGGAGTTATTCTGGAGGCGTTGTCGCATGGTTGCCCGGTTGTCGCGACCCGGGAGTCCGGTGTGGACCTGATCACGAATGAAAACGGTATGCTTGTGGAGTCGCGCTCGGCCGGTCAGCTTGCCGATGCCATTAAATCACTGGTAATGAACCGGGAGTTCAGAGATCGAATAGGTGTCCAGGGGCGTTGCTTTTTTGAGCAGGAGTTTGCTCGAAATGCATGGCGGTCCCGTCTTGTGGAAGTTGTGGAAAAACTTTAG
- a CDS encoding polysaccharide pyruvyl transferase family protein, giving the protein MNNHSVAIITFHLWINGNLNYGATLQAFALARVVAEMGFPVQLIDYIPEPLPANDIFRSVYRRIFRWKVSRRIPGAKRKGFEEFLRTHGYLSRNRYASLEALRANPPEADIYLAGSDQIWNTQIFHGELYRAYFLDFGDPKARISYASSFGSANNEKKYDVEIGNLLSEFSHLAVRESSGAEIVKRLLPGTQRVETVIDPTLLLEDYTPFVRSVDVQGCLLAYLFHPSETEVDALKKTARNLGLIPAVISDVSSAVFEGCRIIPCNSPAEWLGAFRGASAVVTNSFHGTVFSILFEKPFVSLLSDEQGVANRNTRVLNLASKLGVEPQLLNQYDPELWTGRLQAPINWETVRSLLIEERSRSKEYLVRALTELKN; this is encoded by the coding sequence ATGAATAATCATTCAGTGGCAATTATTACATTTCATTTATGGATTAACGGTAATCTGAACTATGGGGCAACCCTGCAGGCGTTTGCGTTGGCCCGTGTGGTGGCAGAGATGGGATTTCCGGTGCAGTTAATTGATTATATCCCGGAACCTCTACCGGCTAATGATATATTTCGTTCTGTTTATCGTCGTATTTTCCGATGGAAAGTTTCCAGAAGAATTCCTGGTGCGAAACGAAAAGGGTTTGAGGAATTTTTGCGAACTCACGGTTATTTAAGCCGGAACCGGTATGCCAGTCTGGAAGCATTGCGGGCAAATCCGCCGGAAGCGGATATCTATTTGGCCGGCAGTGACCAGATATGGAATACGCAGATTTTCCATGGAGAACTCTATAGAGCCTATTTTCTGGACTTTGGGGATCCTAAAGCAAGGATTTCATATGCCAGCAGTTTTGGTTCTGCAAACAATGAGAAAAAATATGATGTGGAGATTGGAAATCTGCTTTCTGAATTTTCTCATTTGGCGGTGCGGGAAAGCAGTGGAGCCGAAATAGTGAAAAGGTTGCTGCCTGGAACGCAGCGGGTAGAGACGGTTATAGATCCGACTTTGCTTCTGGAAGATTATACGCCATTTGTCAGATCGGTGGATGTGCAAGGGTGTCTGTTAGCCTATCTCTTCCATCCTTCGGAAACTGAAGTTGATGCATTAAAGAAAACGGCCCGGAACCTGGGGCTTATACCTGCAGTGATCAGCGATGTATCATCAGCTGTTTTTGAAGGGTGCAGAATTATACCGTGTAACTCTCCTGCCGAATGGCTGGGTGCCTTTCGGGGCGCTTCTGCGGTTGTTACGAACTCATTTCATGGCACAGTCTTTTCCATTTTATTTGAAAAGCCGTTTGTTAGTTTATTGAGTGACGAGCAGGGAGTTGCAAACCGGAATACGAGGGTACTCAATTTGGCCTCCAAACTGGGAGTAGAACCTCAGTTACTTAATCAGTATGATCCGGAGTTGTGGACTGGGCGGTTGCAGGCACCGATAAATTGGGAGACAGTACGTTCTTTGCTTATAGAGGAGCGTAGTCGATCGAAAGAATATCTCGTCCGGGCATTGACGGAATTAAAAAATTAA
- a CDS encoding glycosyltransferase family 2 protein, which produces MNTGNTAGVSIYVITYMSSEERYPVLRHTVECALQQDYPEFEVVVSDNCSPVSVHEALIGIDDPRLRICTNRENTGFAGNLNRCVEHCAYDIIKPLCDDDLLHPGFLSTTVPLVDDFTMVVAGVEKFLVGKEPEGLKQPLPATVPSTVREAGYGADIWQLPYAPSSIPSATIYSRRLFEELGGYDAKTVTADWDMFIEACIHRRVASVDIPLCYVGVWGGSLTEEMVDKPYFFPQQGLYTKFRTLHCKELTKADRRELKNMLYKQLFMQGLRPLKRFNSAAYRVGFRAYRKRFFELLHQTPSEFGARPNNP; this is translated from the coding sequence ATGAATACGGGAAATACAGCCGGAGTTTCAATTTACGTCATAACCTATATGTCTTCGGAGGAGCGATACCCGGTGTTACGCCATACCGTTGAATGTGCGCTTCAGCAGGATTATCCTGAATTTGAGGTGGTTGTTTCCGATAACTGCAGTCCGGTTTCTGTGCATGAAGCCCTGATAGGAATAGATGATCCGCGGCTACGAATCTGTACTAACCGTGAAAATACCGGATTCGCCGGGAATCTGAACCGCTGTGTTGAACATTGTGCTTACGATATCATCAAACCGCTTTGTGATGATGATCTGTTGCACCCCGGATTTCTTTCGACGACGGTGCCGCTAGTGGACGATTTTACAATGGTGGTGGCCGGAGTGGAAAAGTTTCTGGTGGGTAAAGAACCGGAAGGACTGAAGCAACCGCTGCCGGCCACCGTTCCGTCAACTGTTCGTGAAGCCGGTTACGGAGCGGATATCTGGCAACTGCCTTATGCTCCGAGTTCAATTCCTTCAGCGACGATCTATTCGCGCCGGCTTTTCGAAGAACTTGGCGGCTATGATGCCAAAACCGTAACGGCCGATTGGGATATGTTTATTGAAGCCTGTATTCATCGACGGGTGGCGTCGGTGGATATACCGCTCTGTTATGTCGGTGTATGGGGTGGGAGTCTGACTGAGGAGATGGTGGATAAACCGTATTTCTTTCCTCAGCAGGGGTTATATACAAAATTCCGTACCCTACACTGTAAAGAGCTCACTAAAGCAGATCGGCGGGAGTTAAAGAATATGCTTTATAAACAGCTTTTTATGCAGGGTTTGCGTCCTTTGAAACGATTCAACAGTGCTGCCTATCGAGTGGGGTTCCGGGCATACAGAAAACGGTTTTTTGAACTGCTTCATCAGACGCCTTCTGAATTCGGTGCGCGGCCGAATAATCCCTGA
- a CDS encoding glycosyltransferase family 1 protein, producing MRVIHICQRDDPDSGGSLRVAEALGREQRAMGVEVWLLFLYGSRSHVCEEFQDHAICLDLASSKQALRGIRRFCSVLRKVKPDIIHSHDGIIWPRLVLMQFRIPVVMHSHLPLRSTDSRTGRFLVKHTTKLLVGISLHTIDTWVEDHFRPSRIHYIPNGVDFNRFRIADQREKTDLRKTLKLPSDKRILLWVGRIHRSMKGSDRIERVARQLPDDMVLVVVGNGPEYPGMLERCSAEIAAGRLIMVGSCNVPENYYKAADEFLFTSYHEPFGLVILEAVASGLPITAFPVVEGGGAVCLLEEFGAVMLEDKATDEELAAMLQHSGNRSAQALENRTRALKKFSWQTITGKVMDVYKIALIKKL from the coding sequence ATGCGCGTAATTCACATATGCCAGAGAGATGATCCGGATTCCGGGGGCTCCCTCCGTGTTGCGGAAGCATTGGGACGGGAGCAGCGGGCGATGGGCGTTGAGGTCTGGCTGCTTTTTCTTTATGGTTCGCGGTCCCATGTATGTGAGGAGTTTCAGGATCATGCCATCTGTTTGGATCTGGCTTCATCGAAGCAGGCGTTGCGGGGAATCAGGCGGTTCTGTTCGGTCCTTCGAAAGGTGAAGCCGGATATTATCCATTCACACGATGGGATCATATGGCCGCGTCTGGTTCTTATGCAGTTCCGTATTCCGGTCGTCATGCATTCCCATCTTCCATTGCGAAGTACAGACAGCCGAACAGGGCGTTTTCTGGTGAAGCATACAACAAAGCTGCTGGTCGGGATTTCTCTGCATACGATTGATACCTGGGTAGAGGATCACTTTCGGCCGTCACGCATTCACTATATTCCGAACGGTGTCGATTTCAACCGGTTCAGGATTGCGGATCAACGTGAAAAGACGGATTTGCGGAAAACGCTGAAGCTGCCGTCGGATAAGCGCATCCTGTTGTGGGTCGGACGTATTCACCGAAGTATGAAGGGGTCGGATCGGATAGAACGTGTGGCCCGTCAGCTTCCGGATGATATGGTTTTGGTCGTGGTTGGAAATGGTCCTGAATATCCGGGTATGCTCGAGCGCTGCAGTGCGGAGATTGCCGCCGGGCGGCTGATTATGGTGGGTTCCTGTAACGTACCGGAAAATTATTATAAAGCCGCTGATGAATTTCTTTTTACCTCTTATCATGAGCCTTTTGGTCTTGTTATTCTTGAGGCGGTGGCATCGGGTTTGCCTATTACGGCCTTCCCGGTGGTTGAGGGCGGCGGGGCGGTCTGTCTTCTGGAAGAATTCGGCGCTGTGATGCTGGAGGACAAAGCGACGGATGAAGAGCTGGCTGCGATGTTACAGCACTCAGGGAATCGTTCCGCGCAGGCTTTGGAAAATCGTACTCGTGCACTGAAAAAGTTCTCATGGCAGACCATCACCGGGAAGGTGATGGATGTGTATAAAATTGCTTTGATCAAAAAACTGTAA
- a CDS encoding glycosyltransferase family 1 protein, with the protein MNILSYIHVHRLPNPSGVGRVIDQLLKAHCEMFPGASHRILVEKGLYDSVYKQLDHFWKKASFIPHSRSTSWQQAGWVWRNKPVAEHYWDEVDLVYCPAESYVPTDKAHLVCTIHDVAGFEESLYPQTLSRRLHCLKWRYLFRSMAKYADAVVTVSEFSASRIARFFPALENKLNVVYNAPHPVFGTEVPEALLGEVRALSGGKPYVLVPGGLSLRKNAELIIKTIPLLTQRNPDIRVIISGSNAQPYLDQLNALGLDNTVLAGYVSDELLNALYQQAAIVWFPSRYEGFGMPVIEAMAAGAPVVASHVASIPEVAGKAALLCDVDDPAEHVEALQSLLESGSARNELRERGIEQAGQFTWPKSAQKLEHVFQTVVNG; encoded by the coding sequence GTGAATATACTTTCCTACATTCATGTCCATCGTCTGCCCAATCCATCGGGAGTGGGGCGGGTTATCGATCAGTTGCTTAAGGCACATTGTGAAATGTTTCCAGGAGCCAGCCATCGGATACTGGTTGAAAAGGGGTTATACGACAGTGTGTATAAGCAACTGGATCATTTCTGGAAAAAGGCTTCTTTTATTCCGCATTCACGTTCGACGTCCTGGCAGCAGGCAGGCTGGGTCTGGCGCAATAAACCTGTGGCTGAGCATTATTGGGATGAGGTCGATCTGGTCTATTGTCCTGCGGAATCCTATGTTCCAACAGATAAGGCGCATCTGGTATGTACGATACACGATGTTGCCGGATTTGAAGAATCGTTGTATCCGCAGACGCTCAGTCGCCGTCTGCATTGTTTGAAATGGCGTTATCTGTTCCGGAGTATGGCGAAGTATGCCGATGCAGTCGTCACGGTTTCAGAGTTTTCCGCTTCGCGCATCGCCCGTTTTTTTCCAGCTTTGGAAAACAAGCTGAACGTGGTGTATAATGCGCCGCATCCCGTATTCGGCACTGAGGTGCCGGAAGCGCTGCTGGGTGAAGTTCGGGCACTGAGTGGCGGTAAACCTTATGTTCTGGTTCCCGGCGGATTGTCTCTGCGGAAAAATGCCGAGCTGATTATTAAGACGATACCTCTGCTCACCCAGCGGAATCCCGACATTCGGGTGATCATTTCAGGTTCGAATGCCCAGCCCTATTTGGACCAGCTCAATGCGCTTGGTTTAGATAATACTGTTCTTGCGGGTTATGTGTCGGATGAGCTGCTGAATGCGCTTTATCAGCAGGCGGCAATCGTTTGGTTTCCTTCGCGCTACGAAGGATTCGGCATGCCGGTGATCGAGGCCATGGCTGCCGGTGCTCCGGTGGTGGCCAGCCATGTGGCATCCATTCCAGAAGTGGCCGGAAAGGCCGCCCTGCTCTGTGATGTGGATGATCCGGCGGAACATGTTGAGGCGTTGCAGTCGTTGCTTGAATCCGGTTCGGCACGGAATGAACTGAGAGAACGGGGCATTGAGCAGGCGGGACAGTTCACCTGGCCAAAATCCGCTCAGAAACTGGAGCATGTTTTCCAAACGGTTGTAAACGGATGA